The Stigmatella aurantiaca DW4/3-1 genome contains the following window.
GACGAGGCGCTCCTCCAGTACGCCCAAGGCTACGGCGGCGGGGGACGGCCCGAGCTGCTGTTGCGGCTGACGCCCCAAGAGCTGCTGCGTGTGACGAAGGGCACCGTGGGTGCCTTGAGCATTCCAACCGAAACATCGATCCCCTGAAACGAGGACTCAGCCATGCAGGAAGAAGTCTCGAAAAGCCTCAAGAAGATCCTGACAACCAACCTCTTCGTGGAGATTCCCGAGGAGCAGATTGGCGGAGATGACGGGCTTCAGTCCGTTGTCGGCCTGGACTCCGTGGGGTTTCTGGAGCTGCGGGTCATCTGCGAGGACCAGTTTGGCGTGAGCATCTCCGATGAGGACTTCGACGCGGAGAACTTCCGCACCGTCAACTTGCTGTCGGCGCTCATCGTGAAGCTGAAGGCCCAGCAACAGGGGAGGGCGAAATGAAAGTGCCTGTGGCGGGAGAGACCTTGGGCGCTGGCGAGCTGGCCCGGCTGCGTGCCGGTCTGGCTTTGCAGATGGACCACTATGGCGGTGGGCGCCTGCCCTTCGTCTGCCTCCAAGCGCGGGGGCTCGTGCAGCACATGGCGGCGCTGGAGGGGCCGGACGCCGGCCGCGTGGTCGAGGTGATGGACGCCAGCGGCGGCTACGCCAGCGCCTGCCTGGGCGCGGGGCATCCGCGCATGCAGGAGGCGCTGCGCGAAGGGCTGGAGCGCACGGGCTACGTCACGGACGAGCTGGGCTCGCTGGAGCGCATCCTGCTTCTGGAGGAGCTGTTCGGGCCCCAGGGCCGGTGGGCGGACCGCTTCCCGGGGAATGCCTACCACGCGAGCGGGCGCAACTCGGGCTCGGAAGGCTTGGAGCTGGCGTTGCGGCTGGTGCTGGAGTCGGGTTTCGACCGGCGCCGGCTGGTGCCGAAGCCCGAGCGCGCGGAGCGGCGGACAATCCTCGCCTTCGAGGGCGCCTGGCACGGCTGGACGCAGGGGCTGGTGAGCCTGCTCAACCGCCGGCACTACCGGATGGGTCTGCCACTGCCCGCCACGGAGGGCCCCGCGGGGCTGGACGTGCAGTTCCTGCCGTTCGGTGAGGCGGCACACCTGGAGTCGTTCTTCGCGGAGCACGGGCGCAAGCTGGCGGCGGTCTTCGTGGAGCCCATCCAGGGAGATGCCGGCATCCTGGTTCCTCCGGTGGGTTACCTGCGTCGGCTGGCCGCGCTCTGCCGGGAGCACGAGGTGTTGCTGGTGGCGGACGAGGTGCTCACGTTCGCGAAGACGGGCCGTTTC
Protein-coding sequences here:
- a CDS encoding acyl carrier protein gives rise to the protein MQEEVSKSLKKILTTNLFVEIPEEQIGGDDGLQSVVGLDSVGFLELRVICEDQFGVSISDEDFDAENFRTVNLLSALIVKLKAQQQGRAK
- a CDS encoding aminotransferase class III-fold pyridoxal phosphate-dependent enzyme — its product is MKVPVAGETLGAGELARLRAGLALQMDHYGGGRLPFVCLQARGLVQHMAALEGPDAGRVVEVMDASGGYASACLGAGHPRMQEALREGLERTGYVTDELGSLERILLLEELFGPQGRWADRFPGNAYHASGRNSGSEGLELALRLVLESGFDRRRLVPKPERAERRTILAFEGAWHGWTQGLVSLLNRRHYRMGLPLPATEGPAGLDVQFLPFGEAAHLESFFAEHGRKLAAVFVEPIQGDAGILVPPVGYLRRLAALCREHEVLLVADEVLTFAKTGRFFGMTDEQGPIPTDITVIGKSLGMGVVSTSMVIARRELSVRSSGAVSTSDLRPLTSAVMRAGIQYIASEGLVERAGPLGEELRGRLRKDVVEVFPELFQEVRGLGYMNGIELTERSAGSLSKLRARLLEAGIFVEFMAGAGRRSRGLRYVFPAMRIAPPLIAGEADLQEMVARLQRGVRKFVEAGS